From a region of the Sander lucioperca isolate FBNREF2018 chromosome 8, SLUC_FBN_1.2, whole genome shotgun sequence genome:
- the LOC116046695 gene encoding olfactory receptor 1019-like — protein MKSNSSLNPLYFQFTLFVDFGPLRYLFFSLCLLLYMTAVSANIVIILTVCLEKSLHQPMYIFICCLSFNSLYGSAGFFPRFLTDILSDTHLISRPLCFIQIYVIYTYASCEVTILSIMAYDRFVAICQPLHYHSKMTFKMVTHLVIFAVLYPAFAVGFMLYLTVRLPLCGNKLNRLFCSNWPVVLLSCVDTTLNNIVGQFVTITTIFIIHHSSLFPFGSIPANQIHNIPEQTSTTTTSSDSDSVPSSSPTEPSSVSPQPPASPPQPLSTQLPPPVSAVCGSPLSMLPESPVSRVGLKRKRNPDDWLVKQMAQLDERRMDLQEKLVQDTGDECSRFAQAPADLLRKVPEGRRSDVMFNVYKMLYDSRHD, from the exons ATGAAGAGCAACAGCAGCCTGAATCCTTTGTATTTTCAGTTCACTCTGTTTGTAGACTTTGGGCCCCTCAGATATCTGTTCTTCAGTCTGTGTCTGTTGCTCTACATGACTGCTGTCTCTGCTAACATTGTCATTATTCTGACAGTCTGTCTGGAGAAGTCTCTGCATCAGCCCATGTATATTTTTAtctgctgtctgtcttttaACTCTCTGTACGGCTCAGCCGGCTTCTTCCCCAGGTTTCTGACTGACATTCTGTCTGACACTCATTTGATCTCACGTCCATTATGTTTCATTCAGATATATGTTATTTACACCTATGCATCATGTGAGGTGACTATTCTGAGCATCATGGCCTACGATAGATTTGTTGCTATTTGCCAGCCTTTACACTATCACAgtaaaatgacatttaagatGGTAACACATCTTGTGATTTTTGCCGTGCTCTACCCTGCATTTGCTGTGGGTTTCATGTTGTATCTTACTGTTAGATTACCGTTGTGTGGCAATAAACTGAACAGGcttttctgttccaactggcctGTGGTTCTGCTCTCCTGTGTGGACACAACTCTGAACAACATAGTAGGTCAGTTTGTCACGATAACAACCATCttcatcattcatcattcatcTTTGTTTccttttggat CAATCCCCGCCAATCAGATCCATAACATTCCG GAACAGacctcaacaacaacaacatcctcAGATTCCGACTCTGTGCCATCCTCTTCACCTACTGAGCCATCCTCAGTGTCCCCCCAGCCACCAGCCTCACCTCCACAGCCATTGTCAACCCAACTACCACCAcctgtgtctgctgtgtgtgggtCCCCACTTTCGATGCTGCCAGAGTCACCTGTGTCCCGAGTGGGGTTGAAACGGAAGAGGAACCCGGATGACTGGCTGGTAAAGCAGATGGCGCAGCTAGATGAACGCCGGATGGACCTCCAAGAGAAGCTGGTGCAGGACACCGGCGACGAGTGCAGCAGATTTGCCCAGGCACCTGCTGATCTGCTACGGAAGGTGCCAGAGGGCCGGAGGTCTGATGTCATGTTCAATGTGTACAAGATGCTGTATGACAGCAGACATGACTGA
- the LOC116046694 gene encoding olfactory receptor 56A4-like yields the protein MKSNNSLNPLYFQFTLFADFGPLRYLFFSLCLLLYMTIVSANIVIILTVCLEKSLHQPMYIFICCLSFNSLYGSAGFFPRFLMDILSDTQLISRPLCFIQIYVIYTYASCEMTILSIMAYDRFVAICQPLHYHSKMTFKMVTHLVIFAVLYPAFAMGFCLFLTVRLPLCGNKLHRLFCSNWPVVQLSCVDTTLNNIVTQFVTMTTIFIPLFFVLYTYLRILIVCRRSSSEFRGKALQTCLPHIVTFMTYSFSVFCELSLTRFEADKINPIITVVLSLEYLMIPPINNPLVYGLNLPQIKGEIFRFLKKIPAAKM from the coding sequence ATGAAGAGCAACAACAGCCTGAATCCTTTGTATTTTCAGTTCACTCTGTTTGCAGACTTTGGGCCCCTCAGATATCTGTTCTTCAGTCTGTGTCTGTTGCTCTACATGACTATTGTCTCTGCTAACATTGTCATTATTCTGACAGTCTGTCTGGAGAAGTCTCTGCATCAGCCCATGTATATTTTTAtctgctgtctgtcttttaACTCTCTGTACGGCTCAGCCGGCTTCTTCCCCAGGTTTCTGATGGACATTCTGTCTGACACTCAATTGATCTCACGTCCATTATGTTTCATTCAGATATATGTTATTTACACCTATGCATCATGTGAGATGACTATTCTGAGCATCATGGCCTACGATAGATTTGTTGCTATTTGCCAGCCTTTACACTATCACAgtaaaatgacatttaagatGGTAACACATCTTGTGATTTTTGCCGTGCTCTACCCTGCATTTGCTATGGGTTTCTGTCTCTTCCTTACTGTTAGATTACCGTTGTGTGGCAATAAACTGCACAGActtttctgttccaactggcctGTGGTTCAGCTCTCCTGTGTGGACACAACTCTGAACAACATAGTAACTCAGTTTGTCACGATGACAACCATCTTCATCCCCCTGTTCTTTGTCCTGTACACCTATCTACGTATTCTGATTGTTTGCAGGAGAAGCTCGTCTGAATTCAGAGGAAAGGCGTTACAGACCTGCCTGCCTCACATCGTGACATTCATGACCtattctttctctgtcttctgTGAGCTGTCATTGACTCGATTTGAGGCTGATAAAATTAATCCTATCATCACAGTTGTTTTGTCTTTAGAGTATTTGATGATCCCCCCCATTAATAACCCTCTAGTTTACGGCCTGAATCTGCCTCAAATCAAAGGAGAGATATTTCGATTTTTGAAGAAGATTCCTGCTGCGAAAATGTAA